The Geodermatophilaceae bacterium NBWT11 genome has a segment encoding these proteins:
- a CDS encoding DUF4097 domain-containing protein, translating to MPVRQHTSPVLDGVPLVEVRNPAGSLTVESVAGATELQTTVEPLNPPAAELLGRVTLEYTDTSGPRLLVGVPERGLLATARFAVTVRTPEGTAVQAHTASADVVLRGRLGSVTVSSASGDVAVEGCTGLEVKGASGGVRAGRVDGDVRVATASGDVRVDDAGGSVDLRTASGDLVVGHAGGDVTAVTASGDVSVARATAGTVQLRTVSGDATIGVAPGLRLWLDLQSITGRLDSQLDTDTGSPDGDPATLSLELRSVSGDLRLRRST from the coding sequence GTGCCCGTCCGCCAGCACACCTCGCCCGTTCTCGACGGCGTGCCGCTCGTCGAGGTGCGCAACCCCGCCGGGTCGCTGACCGTGGAGTCCGTCGCCGGGGCCACCGAGCTGCAGACCACGGTGGAGCCGCTGAACCCGCCTGCCGCCGAGCTCCTGGGCCGGGTGACCCTCGAGTACACCGACACGTCCGGCCCGCGGCTGTTGGTCGGGGTGCCCGAACGCGGACTGCTGGCCACCGCCCGGTTCGCCGTCACCGTCCGGACCCCCGAGGGCACCGCGGTCCAGGCCCACACCGCATCGGCCGACGTCGTCCTGCGCGGCCGACTCGGGTCGGTGACCGTGTCCAGCGCCAGCGGCGACGTCGCGGTCGAGGGCTGCACCGGGCTCGAGGTCAAGGGCGCGAGCGGGGGGGTCCGCGCCGGTCGGGTGGACGGCGACGTCCGGGTCGCGACCGCCTCGGGCGACGTCCGGGTGGACGACGCCGGGGGGTCCGTCGACCTGCGCACCGCCTCGGGCGACCTGGTGGTCGGGCACGCGGGGGGCGACGTCACGGCCGTCACCGCTTCCGGGGACGTGTCGGTCGCCCGGGCCACCGCCGGCACGGTGCAGCTGCGCACGGTGTCCGGGGACGCCACCATCGGCGTCGCCCCCGGCCTGCGGCTGTGGCTGGACCTGCAGAGCATCACCGGCAGGTTGGACTCCCAGCTGGACACCGACACCGGCTCCCCGGACGGCGACCCGGCCACGCTGAGCCTGGAGCTCCGGTCGGTGTCCGGGGACCTGCGGCTGCGCCGGTCGACGTGA
- the dapA gene encoding 4-hydroxy-tetrahydrodipicolinate synthase translates to MPAPVASDPRRPFGRLLTAMVTPFTEDGSVDLAGAQELATHLVDRCRHDGLVVNGTTGESPTVSDAEQRSLLEVVLDAVGDRATVVAGVGTNDTAHSIQKARDAARLGAHALMAVTPYYNKPPQSGLLRHFTAIADATDLPVMLYDIPPRSVVPIEVETLVRAAEHPRIVAVKDAKGDFSAVAWTLARTDLSYYSGEDALTLPLLSLGAVGVVSVVGHLVGPRLADMITAVEAGDLARARELNTGMLPVYDGLFRTQAAILVKAALKLQGLPSGPVRPPLVDATDDEVARLRRDLAAGGIEL, encoded by the coding sequence ATGCCTGCACCCGTCGCCAGTGACCCCCGGCGGCCCTTCGGTCGACTGCTCACGGCCATGGTCACCCCCTTCACCGAGGACGGGTCGGTCGACCTGGCCGGCGCCCAGGAGCTGGCGACCCACCTCGTCGACCGCTGCCGGCACGACGGCCTGGTGGTCAACGGCACGACGGGGGAGTCCCCGACGGTCTCGGACGCCGAGCAGCGCTCGCTGCTGGAGGTCGTCCTGGACGCCGTCGGCGACCGCGCCACCGTGGTCGCCGGCGTGGGCACCAACGACACCGCGCACTCCATCCAGAAGGCCCGGGACGCAGCGCGGCTGGGCGCGCACGCGCTGATGGCCGTGACGCCGTACTACAACAAGCCCCCGCAGTCGGGCCTGCTCCGGCACTTCACCGCGATCGCCGACGCGACCGACCTGCCCGTGATGCTCTACGACATCCCGCCCCGCTCGGTGGTGCCGATCGAGGTGGAGACCCTGGTCCGGGCCGCCGAGCACCCGCGGATCGTCGCGGTGAAGGACGCCAAGGGCGACTTCTCGGCGGTGGCGTGGACGCTGGCCCGCACCGACCTCTCCTACTACTCCGGCGAGGACGCGCTCACCCTCCCGCTCCTGTCGCTGGGCGCGGTCGGCGTGGTCAGCGTGGTGGGACACCTGGTCGGCCCGCGGCTGGCCGACATGATCACCGCGGTCGAGGCCGGTGACCTGGCCCGCGCCCGGGAGCTGAACACCGGGATGCTGCCGGTCTACGACGGGCTGTTCCGCACGCAGGCCGCGATCCTGGTCAAGGCCGCCCTGAAGCTGCAGGGCCTGCCGTCCGGGCCGGTCCGCCCGCCGCTGGTCGACGCCACCGACGACGAGGTGGCCCGGCTGCGCCGCGACCTCGCCGCCGGCGGCATCGAGCTGTGA
- a CDS encoding toxin-antitoxin system HicB family antitoxin, whose protein sequence is MDLNTHVEALRAHLLRTAAAGTEQTQQAARLLADTLEPAVRLTVTDALATMAAEITAAWDSGTVDILIRGRDPEVVVTPAPVTTASPDASAPTSEPAEDPDDPTAGQVARISLRLPEALKTRAEAAATTAGVSLNTWLVRAVTTGLQAPPTDTARHGLPRRMTGFARS, encoded by the coding sequence ATGGACCTGAACACCCACGTCGAGGCGCTGCGCGCGCACCTGCTGAGGACGGCCGCGGCCGGTACCGAGCAGACCCAGCAGGCGGCCAGGCTGCTGGCCGACACCCTCGAGCCGGCCGTCCGACTGACGGTCACCGACGCCTTGGCCACGATGGCCGCCGAGATCACTGCGGCCTGGGACAGCGGCACCGTCGACATCCTGATCCGCGGTCGGGACCCCGAGGTGGTCGTCACCCCGGCGCCCGTCACCACCGCGTCCCCGGACGCATCCGCTCCGACCAGCGAGCCTGCGGAGGACCCCGACGACCCGACCGCCGGCCAGGTGGCCCGGATCAGCCTCCGGCTGCCCGAGGCGCTCAAGACGCGCGCCGAGGCCGCTGCGACCACCGCAGGGGTCTCGCTGAACACCTGGCTGGTGCGTGCCGTCACGACCGGGCTGCAGGCACCCCCCACCGACACCGCTCGACACGGGCTCCCCCGCCGGATGACCGGCTTCGCCCGCAGCTGA
- a CDS encoding FAD-dependent thymidylate synthase has product MTSCPASRGRIVLSDPRGGTRHAEHARSVGAVAVGSTPVPAFAPLKVQVVAQTQFTPPADVPWETDVDGGQALAEFAGRACYQSWTKPNPATATNAGYLRHILEVGHLSVLEHGTVSMYLTGVSRSLTHELIRHRHFSYSQLSQRYVPERDAAFVEPGVIADDPALHQLFTDAADASLKAYTDLLEGLEKRFADVPNATLRRKQARQAARAVLPNATETRIVVTGNYRAWRHFVAMRASEHADVEIRELAVMCLRELQRVAGNVFEDFRISTLADGSEVAASPYVSEG; this is encoded by the coding sequence ATGACGTCATGTCCAGCGTCACGCGGTCGGATCGTGCTGTCGGACCCTCGGGGCGGGACACGTCACGCCGAGCACGCTCGAAGTGTCGGCGCGGTCGCCGTAGGGTCCACTCCCGTGCCCGCATTCGCCCCGCTGAAGGTCCAGGTCGTCGCGCAGACGCAGTTCACCCCGCCGGCCGACGTGCCGTGGGAGACCGACGTGGACGGCGGTCAGGCCCTCGCCGAGTTCGCCGGCCGCGCCTGCTACCAGTCCTGGACCAAGCCCAACCCGGCCACTGCGACCAACGCCGGGTACCTGCGCCACATCCTCGAGGTCGGGCACCTGTCCGTGCTCGAGCACGGCACGGTGTCGATGTACCTGACCGGCGTCTCGCGCTCGCTGACCCACGAGCTGATCCGGCACCGGCACTTCTCCTACAGCCAGCTCTCCCAGCGCTACGTCCCCGAGCGGGACGCCGCGTTCGTCGAGCCCGGCGTGATCGCCGACGACCCGGCGCTCCACCAGCTGTTCACCGATGCCGCGGACGCCTCGCTGAAGGCCTACACCGACCTCCTCGAGGGCCTGGAGAAGCGGTTCGCCGACGTCCCCAACGCCACCCTGCGCCGCAAGCAGGCCCGGCAGGCCGCCCGGGCCGTGCTGCCCAACGCGACCGAGACGCGCATCGTCGTCACCGGCAACTACCGCGCGTGGCGGCACTTCGTGGCCATGCGGGCCAGCGAGCACGCCGACGTGGAGATCCGTGAGCTGGCCGTGATGTGCCTGCGCGAGCTGCAGCGGGTGGCCGGCAACGTGTTCGAGGACTTCCGGATCAGCACGCTGGCTGACGGCAGCGAGGTCGCCGCGAGCCCGTACGTCAGCGAGGGCTGA